gaacagtactctgattctctctttcactttcctctCTCACACTGCCTATCCATAATAAGTACATGAATATTTAAAACTATGCATAAAGTTAAACATACATAGGGTCTGGCTCACAGTGAGGGCTCAGTAGTTGATAAAGATACATATTCATAAAAGATGCTGATTTGAGGGGATAAAGATGCTGATTTGAGGGGAATTGGGAAGCTATTGTGGCTGTCTGAGGGGCTGTGGTCTGTGTTTGTGATTAGTTATTgacagtcttttaaaatttttttatctttatttttttattgcatagacacagccagaaattgagagggaaggagatggtagggagagagacagacaactgcagcactacctcaccactcatgaagcttctcccctgtaggtggggatgggggcctgaacctgggtccttgcgcactgtaacgtgtgctcaactaggtgcaccaccatgagTCTCCAGTTATTTACAGTCTTGTCTGAACAAAGTCAGTCACCTGATGGCCACCTGCAGGAGACCTGAAAGTGGATTTGCAAGGGTGTGGCCAGAGCAGTGTCAAAGGAGAAGGGGATTTGGAAGTATTTGTTCCTTTAAAGATAAGGCACAGggtgagtggtggcgcacctgattgagcgcacgtgttgcaatgctcaaggaccttgcgattcgtgccatgtgcgcttaacctgctgctaccatccaactcccggttcctagaatttttttaaatgtttttaaattttaaaaagttttaaaattatgACATACATTAGAATCAAAACACACAGAACATGAGGTATATAGGTATCCTGGTTTCTCCACGTCCATTTCACTTCATTTCAGCCTGTGTGGTCTGCACTGGCTGTACTGCCTGTTGAGCCTGCCTGATCCCCTTGTAAGGTTGCCTCCTATACCATGTTACTTCTTAATGCTGGAGATATAGGTGGTGTTGGGCAAGCCTTTGAAGAACAAGCAGATTTTTACACTATAATGACTGTTCTTTGGTTTCAGTGCATGAAGGCAGCCCTTTGGGTGAACTCCACCGCTGCATCCAGGAAGGGGTGAAGGTGAATGTCCACATCCGCACTTTCAAAGGGCTGCGTGGCGTCTGTACAGGCTTTCTTGTTGCATTCGACAAGTTCTGGAACATGGTAATCAATTAAGCCTTTTTTAGGGGCTGGAGAACTTCCTAGAAGATAAATGGTCTGTATTCCAATGTACCTGAGCAGCTATATTCAGTAAAACCTACAGTGACTTTCCAGAACTAGAATCTCATagccaacaacaattaaaaaattcatattcttttttctttaagatagtTTActctcacacatgtacaaactactatattttactgttgattgtaaaccattaatcttcccagTAAAGAAAGGTAGTTTGCtctccaccctttttttttttttttttttttacttccagggttatccctgaggtttggtgcctgcattatgaatttattactcctagaggccattttttcccatttttttgttgttgttgctcttattattattggataggacatagagaaattgaaagaggaggggaagagaaagatagacacctgcagacctgcttcaccatttgtgaagcaactcccctgcagggggggaaccgggggcttgaaccaggatacttgcactatgtgtgcttaatccggtgcgctaccacccagttccCCTCTCCACCCTTCTAACCCCCAGACATGAGGCTGTGTctggtgagattttttttcttttactgtcaCCATGTGGAATGGTGCTCCTGGCTTCTAGAAACCAGGTCTGCTGCTGACTGTCCTGCACTATACATGACAACTCCCCTCAGTAAGGTATTTCTCAGTATAAAATATCCCTAATACTTAAACTGAGAAACTTAGCCTCAGTAAGTGattattttcctcattttctaCCAaccattctttcatttttttaaaattttttattatctttatttattggacagagacagccagaaatctagagggaagggagagacagagagacacctgcaacattgcttcaccatttgcaaacctttcctccagcaggtggggactgggggctctaacctgagtccttgtgcattgtcacatgtgcactcaagcaggtacgccaccacctggtccccattctttcatttttaagtatttattcttATCACATCTATATGGCAACATGGGTGTTAGCTTAACTTACTGTAGTATTCATTTCACAATGTACATAAGTCAAACCATCATACTAtatacactttattttttttatttttatttatttattcccttttgttgcccttgttgttttattgttgtagttattgttgtcattgttggataggacagagagaaatgagagaggaggggaagacagagaggaggagagaaagatagacacctgcatatctgcttcaccatttgtaaagtgacttccctacaggtggggagccaggggctcgaactgggatccttacgctggtccttgcactttgcaccacatgcgcttaacctgctgtgctaccgcccgactcccaatatgtaCACTTTAAACTTATGCACTAATATACATCACTTCTATCTCAATAAAACTGGGGAAAAAAACTATTGAGTTGTCACTTAGCCTGGACATTGTGCCAGTTGTAGAAATTTTAGAAAGGAACTTTCATTCTATACAGTTTTGGGAAAGATaaataaggagagagggaaagaagacatGAGGCAgattcttttatctatttatttaaatttatttataaagtggaaatattgacaagaccatagaataaagagggtacaattccatgcaatccccaccaccagagttcctcatcccatcccctccactggaagctttcctattctttatctttctgggagtatggacccagggacattatggggtacagaaggtggaaggtctggcttctgtaattgcttctctgctggacataggcattggcaggttaatccatactcccagcatgtttctatctttccctagtgggacaggactctggagaggtggggttccagggtacattggtgaggtcatctgtccagggacatcaggttgatgtcatgatagcttctgcaacttggtttttgaaaaaagtgttaagatacagagcacaacaaattgtttaataatcaggaatctaaaggtaagaatatagcagatgagatttggggtccccattttagaaaaagctagtaggtctattttatttatattccaaggggcccataactttactaaattttgcctaaGCCCATGATCTTTGATCTTAACAGCTAGCCTGTATGGTTGATCTTTCATTGGCAAAAATTGACTAGTACTTGTCTTTGTAACCTTAGCTAATTTGTTAATTACTGTCATAAGgtagaaaatgaaaaggaaaaaaaaagtagcagtcAGCATGTTTTGCAAAAGATGAGCTAAAGCTGTCTAAATCAGTGGGCATTTCTGGTAAAAATAGGGATTTTTGAGCCTCATCTTTGGCCTCTTATATCAAAATCTCTAGGAAAGTATCCTTCAATTTATATTTTCATAATCTTCCTAGCTACTTATATTCTAATGTAAGAATTCCATGCATTTGTGGAGCCCTATCTCATGTAATGGCCAAGAATCACCAGTTTTTTCCTACATATACAAGAGCTAAGCTTATAGTTAGATACTAAGTTTATTTATATTACAGTTAAATGTTATCCTGCCTTTTAAAGTTTTTACttgaaactataaaaataatattttaaattctgcCCTCTTTGGACTGATTGTATAGGCACTTACAGATGTGGATGAAACCTACCGAAAACCTGTTCTGGGCAAAGCATATGAGCGGGATTCTTCATTGACTCTCACGCGGGTAGGCAATTTCCCCTGACCTCGAGCCCAGCATGCTTCCCAGCTTAAAAATCAGGTCACTGAGCTGAGCGACTAGGGTTTCCTCCTGAGAAAGCCCATCACTCAGCTCTGCCCAGACCAAGGACTTTGTTAGTTTTTCTTGTGTATCTAGTTCATCTCAAGTGGGTCCCTATTTCTGACCTGCATGTTACTTCACCAACAAGTAACCTATTATAAAACTTTAAGGTCTTTCATTTTATACCATAAAAGCCAGATGGTGCCTTTTCTCAATATACTTATTAATTTATCTGAATTATAACTAGATATAAAAGATCCATTGGCCTTTAAAGCTTTGTGTGGCACTAAAGcaagagatcctgggttcaattctcagcatttGGTGTGCTGGGTGATGTTCcagttctctctcactaatacataaaaagtaatatttagaaaaagaaaaaataggggccaagcacctggttgagtacacactttaccatatgcaaagagccaggtttgagcccctgttccccactctccacctgtaggggggaatcctcacaagcggtgaaacaggtctgcagatctctctttctctgtctcttcctcctctctcgatttctctcaaataaaatagaaaggaaaaaagaaagaaaagaaaaaggctgctgggagtggtggatttgtagtgccagcaccaagcctcaataataatcctggtggcaatttaaaaaatatatatatacatattgctattttttattaaaagaatAGCAAAACAAGAAGACCATGAAGTGTAATGAAGGAATCTGATGTTTTTCTGTGTGTTGAAAGAGAATGTTGAAGGCTAAGGAGAAAGGtaatatttgtttttgctttctttataGTTATTTGATCGACTGAAACTTCAAGATTCTTCTAAGAAGGAAGCTGATTCTAAGTCGGCAGTTGCAGACTCCACCCTGTCCAGATACTCCCAGACTTCCACTTGGAAGGTGGCTTCTGTATGGGGAAGAGGAGACACTGACCGGGGCTCCCGCAGGCGTTCCCGCTCCGTCCCTTCTTCCTTGCAGGCATCTGCCAGGGAGGAGTCCAGGTCAGAGCTGTCAGGGAGGACAACACGGACAGAAGGGTCAAGTGCAGGGGGTACTTTTTCCAGAGCAACCACTCTTTCCAGGAGTCAGTCCCGTAAGAAAAAGCGAAAGCCCAAAGTGGATTACCAGCAGGTGTTCACTCGTCATATAAATCAGATTTTTATTCGTGGTGAGAATGTCCTGCTAGTTCACCTTGCTCAGTGACCAACTCGACCTTGCTTGGGCTTTGGTCTTTAGAATGAAGTGCATGAATTGCTGCTCTGCTGTGCCCTAGTGTTCCAGTGAAACTCAGTTGGAATGATTCCCACTGCATGTACAGAGGACAGAGCCAGGCTCAGGCCCTCTGAAGATGGACTCCCTCAAGGGGGGACAGGTCTTGGGAGGGGGAGTGGAGTGTTTGCATTAATACCAAGGCAAAAATTATAAAGAGGTACATGCATCCTACTTGGGATTATAGTCTGCTCAAGCCAAATGTGAGCTCTTCCATTTGAAGTAAGATCTGGCATGAAATAAATTCACACCAGAGACATAAATAAATGCACAGGTGATGGAGAGCTATGTCATTTGTAAAAAGCAGTGCTGTCAGTGCTCTGAGTATGAATCTGATTCTAAGAGGAGTATGTAAACCTCTCCAGAACCTCATATCCTTTAAGTAGCTTCTGCACCATTTTCTTCTGATCAAATAATGAGATGTGTTATTTTGAAATGAATATGAGAAAAGAAACGTACCAGCTATGGAAGGGTAAAATGTCAATTGGAGACCTGCTCGGCAGAGCCCTCAGTGAATGCTGTTTTATCCCTCTCCTTGTCCTGGAAAGGAATATGGGGCCTCACTGGTCTGCCCTTTATTGGAACTCAGCCTGTGAATGACACACCAGATGGGACTCCAGATGCTTATATGGTGGCTTCTTGTCCTTTTCTCTATTTGTAGCATGGTGCTTGTGCATGTACCCTGTGAATGCTTCTCTGTGTGACCTGTCCTTCTCTGTATGACCTGTCCCATGAGTTCTGTGGCAGATGACCGTGACCCTCATGTCTCAATTTAAAGCTGTATGAACTCAATAATGCACATGCCTCACACACTTGAGAGTCCCCATTTCAGGCAGACTGGCCTATGTAGAATATACTTTAGTATGATTTCACCAGGAATTCGGTATAGTTTCATTCCCTGTGTCAGGCCACCGTATCATGGGTGGTGTCTGTAAAGGACACATTACTTACAGCCTAGCTTGAGTAACAGGACCCCATAGCACCCTGTAGTACTTCTGTTTGAATCACATGATATGCTTTATCTGTCACCAGTGTAGGTGGGCTATTATCTTCACACAAACCATTAGGcagtattgatttttttattgttgctggtgGTATTTTGTCAGTAGATAATGGACTTTGTTTTAGATAACTTATGCTCAAAGTGAGGTGAAGAAATCTAATTTAAATGCTTGAAAAGAAAAGCTTCTTCTTCTATATTTGTTGTGTAACTGAGATGAGCCTTCCGAGAGGCAGGgtagatgcctttttttttttttttttttttttgaggagttgGGACACTGGCTCATCCTGCTGTGAAAGGAGAGCAAACATCACCCTCTGTGCCTCCAGATTCCCCACAGACACCTACCTCACAGGAGCACTGAGACAAACATTTAAAGGAACACATCTTAAAAGTCTCTAAACATGTTTAAGTGCCATGACAAATGTTTCTAGCTCTGTTGCATATTGAGTAAGAATTTTGTCTTAAAAGTAAGGCAGGTGCTACATAGGAGAAAGCTCTCCATAGAGGTCACAGAGAATCTCCTGCTCAGATTATAGTGATTGCTTCAGGAACAGCTTTCACATCCCACCCCCTTCTAAGGAACAGTGAAAGTTTTCAGAAGAGTCTTTTCATTAAGAAGAACATCAAACTTACTTGCTGCTCTCCCCACATACTAGCTCCCCCTTTTCTGATTACTATCAGAAAGAATATCCTTCACCTTTTCAAGAGGTTTATGCAAAGATACCAAATGCACATCTGAAAAAATGACACATCCCCTAAGGGGaattattactaatttttttttgctttatttgtttttattttaaaaaacatatcccTTAGAGCCAGATCAGATGCATTAAGCATTTAGAGAGGTCCCAGAGTATAAActtgaacatttatctctggaatGTGTCAAACAATTTAATTAGTTCTCTTTTAAATAATCTAAGATCTCAGTTCCCTTGCTTCTTTATCATGCTCCCCTGTTTGACTATCCTTGTCTATCTAGATGATGCCATCCCTTAGCTAAAACATCTAATGGATTCTAGATTTTCCCAGTAATAAAGTGGAAATTTGGAATCTAAAGGGATAGTATCCATTTACAGTCATTCTGGTATCTGACAAAATGTAATCTAGTTTATTTTAAAcatgtttgtttttatgtttgcATATAATTTTCATAGTTCTGTATAGAGATTGATTTAATACCTTTATGCCCAAAATAACAATTCTGGCTCTGAAAACTATTTTAAAGCTGTGTGTGATCTGTCTTATGTGTCAATATgcccctatttatttgtttggataGTGTTTCTGGAAGGAGCATTGTGTAATAAATGTGCTGTTCTGTATAAAacatggtgattttttttaaattttagataaaccaatttatttaatttttttagatacagagagagagtgaaagagaccacagctctgaaaGTTCTTTTAATGTGTTAGGTGCCAGGGTTGAACCTGAGTTGTACATATGGTCAAGTAGTAcattttccaagtgagctatttcaccaaccctaATTTAGggaattaaaataagaaattcattgtattttctttacaactggaaaaaaaatttcagaaggaagaaaaacaagttcTGATAACATATGAACTATTCAAACAGTGCCATGTAGTTACAGAAACTGCTGAAAAGTAACAGAATGGTTGACTCTTGCAGGATGTAACCCCTGCTTTAGGGGACTGGATGTAGCAGAAATGCAACACAGTTGTATCCTAGTAACCTCTAGCCATTTGGAGCTTGGAAATCTTAGTAGgaatagtttgttgttgttgttattgtttatttatttatttattttaccgccacgattatcactggggctatgtgccggcactataaatccaccgctcccagcgGCTAttttttcctgcccccccccaattgttttactaggtaggacagagagaaattcagagtggaaaggagatatagaggagagaaagataaacacctgcaggcctgcttcaccattgatgAAGCATCCTCAAAGATGGGGAGCGGTAGTTCaggcctgggtctttgtgcttagtaatatgtgtacttaagcaggtgtgccactgccgagCCCCCAGGAGTAGTTCTTATATTTGAACATCCAGCTTTAGTTCATCAAAACCATCTGTACACATAAGAACATGATTTTAAGACAGTTCATAGGACATACTTATGCACTTGTCATGGTCTCCTCAAGTCTCAGACTTTGTAACACAATAACAAAGGATTGAAAAACGGAAGAGACAGTTTCACACCTAGGATGATTTTCAGGTACTGTTTTTTTGTACACTGAAGAGATTCTCCTATTGTACTACTAAAAGAACTATACTTTGTCTTGTTGGTTTTAGTGTTTGGGAAATATATACTTCCTTTCAGGGACCCTCTCGTGGCAGAGGTGGGCTATTTGTGAGATGGATAGCCAGAGTCAGCTATGACTCAGGCCTGGCTTTAAAATGGTCAGTGCCTTGCTGTCTGCATAGTGCATGTCAACTCAAAGTTTAGAAACAACAGCATTAAAGATGAtaggcgggggtcgggcggtggcgcagtggattaagcgcatgtggcgcaaagcgcagggaccggcgtaaggatcccggttcgagcccccggctccccacctgcaggggagtcacttcacaggcggtgaagcaggtctgcaggtgtctatctttctctccccttctctgtcttcccctcctctctccatttctctctgtcctatccaacaacgaattgcgtcaacaagggcaataataataaccacaatgaagctacaacaagggcaacaaaagggggggggaaatggcctccaggagcggtggattcatggtgcaggcaccgagcccagcaataaccctggaggaggaaaaaaaaaaaaaagatgataggcATTCTGaccagaaggtagcacagcagtACCTCCTGCCGTGCAGGATATGTatacatgagatcccaagtttacacctggcaccacatgtgttaTAATGAGGGTGTGGCATGCGCTTGCTCACTCGCCCGCCTGCTCTCTATCTCTCATGATATAATACAGGAGCACCTTCGAGATGGCCTCATCACTATCTGAGCAGCCCTTAATCCTCAGAAGCCTTTCAGAAATTGTGCCATTCTACCccttaaaggaaatagaaacctaACTTGATGCACAGTGGTATTTGCATTTGTTTGTTATTCCCATAGAAACTAACATAGGCAAAATCATGATATAATTGGTTCTGTAAATTGTTCTTTAAATTTCCCATTTAGGAAAAAATTAAAGTTACTCAAAGACAGCTAGCTGTTACTGGTGCTGCCCCAAAGCTTCCCAGTCTTTGACATATTTTTTTATGAATAGAATAGTTCCTATGGGAAGGTCAAGGTTCATGTAAGGGTATCATGGCACAAATAAGGATTTTGCAgctgttttaattttcttttcctgagccaGATACAGA
Above is a genomic segment from Erinaceus europaeus chromosome 9, mEriEur2.1, whole genome shotgun sequence containing:
- the LSM11 gene encoding U7 snRNA-associated Sm-like protein LSm11, with protein sequence MEEREWGARSARAGSPASPGSPRLDVSSDSFDPLLALYAPRLPPIPYPNAPCFNNLAEYESFLRTGVRGGRGRARGASSGGAAATAGSSGRSRRRDAPAPDPERIQRLRRLMVVKEDADADGAAGARGGRGRGRKAPRNVLTRMPLHEGSPLGELHRCIQEGVKVNVHIRTFKGLRGVCTGFLVAFDKFWNMALTDVDETYRKPVLGKAYERDSSLTLTRLFDRLKLQDSSKKEADSKSAVADSTLSRYSQTSTWKVASVWGRGDTDRGSRRRSRSVPSSLQASAREESRSELSGRTTRTEGSSAGGTFSRATTLSRSQSRKKKRKPKVDYQQVFTRHINQIFIRGENVLLVHLAQ